One window from the genome of Haliaeetus albicilla chromosome 26, bHalAlb1.1, whole genome shotgun sequence encodes:
- the LOC104316504 gene encoding LOW QUALITY PROTEIN: uncharacterized protein (The sequence of the model RefSeq protein was modified relative to this genomic sequence to represent the inferred CDS: substituted 1 base at 1 genomic stop codon), which translates to MDAWETVDVCDSAPSRVEGIEKLYDLLEDYRSCPAVQGQDWAKKHWFQPQSVVDQIRILQKEAKVKKGKRKAIICAVLGASLAAAMEERKQKSGQSDMIRSLQEQLQESKQLLEEERNLVKVLTKELKKQMMREMEREAEVETPPAEKRTRQIYPQRDLQRAKETEESPPHVCPVIKTEYIYKDSSDDRPQVITKEAPYTATELAKLRKDFSRMAKESETEYVWRVSLTGGDGILLSEKEAEGYWGPGVFLTTGDYRAPWSLTQRAAYWAGGLNPMERGDPLAVTGTVDQLVESVQKAACIQMMYDRELKPDQGSPMMLPVDPERMNILIWGLPDSLRPVGIQLRGTILNTLNRERTRSTLERRMSPDHRWPGKKVWTWGEVAQELIDFGRKSGPVSGPPQRTENKIVRXLSGRLPAPGRQRPLSRQGLWQLGLQKGIPRDLMDGLSTQRLEELVQNWSGQKAVSKPTPSAPPLISPEDKSTQEEKVAGN; encoded by the coding sequence ATGGATGCTTGGGAAACTGTTGATGTTTGTGATTCTGCGCCCTCACGGGTTGAAGGAATAGAGAAACTATATGATCTTTTAGAGGACTATCGATCTTGCCCTGCAGTCCAGGGACAAGATTGGGCAAAAAAACACTGGTTTCAACCACAGAGTGTGGTGGATCAGATAAGAATCTTACAGAAGGAAGCTAAggttaagaaagggaaaagaaaagctataaTTTGTGCGGTGCTGGGAGCGAGTCTGGCAGCCGCGatggaagagaggaagcagaagTCTGGTCAGAGTGATATGATCAGAAGTCTGCAGGAACAattgcaagaaagcaaacagttgctggaggaggaaaggaacctTGTTAAGGTTTTAACAAAAGAATTGAAGAAGCAAATGatgagagagatggagagagaggCGGAGGTAGAAACGCCGCCTGCGGAGAAAAGGACACGGCAAATCTATCCTCAGAGGGATTTGCAAAGGGCAAAGGAGACCGAAGAGAGTCCCCCCCATGTGTGTCCAGTGATTAAAACAGAGTATATATATAAGGACAGTAGCGATGATCGTCCTCAGGTTATCACTAAAGAAGCCCCATATACAGCAACTGAATTAGCAAAATtgaggaaagatttttcaaggaTGGCAAAGGAATCTGAGACAGAGTACGTGTGGAGAGTGTCTTTGACAGGAGGAGATGGAATCTTGttgtcagagaaagaagcagaaggatatTGGGGTCCAGGTGTGTTTCTAACAACTGGCGATTATCGGGCCCCATGGTCACTGACTCAGAGAGCTGCGTATTGGGCTGGAGGGCTGAACCCCATGGAAAGGGGAGATCCCCTTGCCGTAACCGGCACGGTGGATCAGCTGGTGGAAAGTGTACAAAAGGCGGCATGTATCCAGATGATGTATGACCGGGAGCTCAAGCCCGATCAGGGCTCCCCGATGATGCTGCCTGTGGACCCAGAGAGGATGAATATTCTGATATGGGGGCTCCCCGACTCCCTGAGACCAGTTGGGATCCAACTGCGAGGGACAATTCTAAACACCCTCAATAGAGAAAGGACTAGGTCCACTCTGGAGAGGAGGATGTCCCCTGACCATCGGTGGCCAGGGAAAAAAGTATGGACATGGGGAGAGGTAGCTCAGGAATTGATTGACTTTGGGAGAAAATCCGGCCCTGTTAGTGGACCACCtcagagaactgaaaacaagatCGTACGGTGACTTAGTGGGCGGCTACCAGCCCCTGGAAGACAGAGACCCCTAAGTCGACAGGGACTGTGGCAACTAGGGCTTCAGAAAGGCATTCCCCGGGACTTGATGGATGGGCTCTCGACCCAAAGGTTGGAAGAGCTTGTGCAGAACTGGTCAGGGCAAAAGGCTGTTTCCAAACCAACCCCTAGTGCCCCACCCTTGATAAGCCCTGAGGACAAGTCAACTCAAGAGGAGAAGGTGGCGGGAAACTAG